The Deinococcus hopiensis KR-140 genome includes a window with the following:
- a CDS encoding GGDEF domain-containing protein, whose amino-acid sequence MSRRRSAPFEPLWERRNVVLLTTALALGYGFFATIAFKENAPVRGELALGAAGLSALLSVLGWRQLRLTVLYPLILCLITGLVWTTLVVLSLRAQPIPSSVLSSCGLVLGLALTWYPLRVALRWALAVCLPVAVAGFWASYADPPALVVGGMLLLLIVYITQYNHELIRERATRQHLETLVIRDPLTGLYNRRVPQEQLTQLLGQKGRPEDVAVVLLDLDRFKSINDTFGHRRGDEVLVTVSSVLSQQFPAGTLLCRWGGEEFLIILYGHAVDQARAAVEQVLEAVRRRTDLDGLTFSAGGAMLTETLDLQDLIALADSRLYAAKAAGRDQACWAT is encoded by the coding sequence ATGTCAAGGCGCCGTTCTGCCCCGTTTGAACCGCTCTGGGAGCGGCGCAACGTGGTGTTGCTGACCACGGCCCTGGCCTTGGGTTACGGATTCTTCGCAACCATCGCTTTTAAAGAGAACGCTCCCGTGCGGGGTGAGCTGGCGCTGGGCGCGGCCGGGCTGAGCGCGCTGCTGTCGGTACTCGGCTGGCGGCAACTGCGCCTGACCGTGCTGTACCCCTTGATCCTGTGCCTGATCACCGGGTTGGTCTGGACGACGCTGGTGGTGCTGTCCTTGAGGGCGCAGCCCATCCCCTCCAGCGTGCTGTCCAGCTGTGGGCTGGTGCTGGGGCTGGCCCTGACCTGGTACCCCTTGCGGGTTGCGCTGCGCTGGGCGCTGGCCGTTTGTCTGCCAGTCGCGGTGGCGGGTTTCTGGGCCTCCTACGCGGATCCACCGGCCCTGGTGGTCGGCGGCATGTTGCTGCTGCTGATCGTGTACATCACGCAATACAACCACGAGTTGATCCGCGAGCGAGCGACGCGCCAGCACCTGGAGACGCTGGTGATTCGGGACCCACTGACTGGGCTGTACAACCGCCGGGTGCCGCAGGAACAGTTGACGCAACTGCTGGGCCAGAAGGGAAGACCTGAAGATGTGGCGGTCGTGCTGCTGGATCTGGACCGCTTCAAGAGCATCAACGACACCTTCGGACACCGGAGAGGAGACGAAGTCCTGGTCACTGTCTCGTCGGTGCTGAGTCAGCAGTTTCCGGCGGGCACCCTGCTGTGCCGCTGGGGAGGTGAGGAGTTTCTGATTATTCTGTACGGTCACGCGGTGGACCAGGCGCGGGCAGCGGTCGAGCAGGTGCTGGAGGCGGTGCGCCGGCGAACAGACCTGGATGGCCTCACCTTCAGCGCAGGAGGCGCGATGTTGACGGAGACGCTGGACCTCCAGGACTTGATCGCGTTGGCAGACAGCCGGCTGTATGCGGCCAAGGCTGCCGGCCGAGACCAGGCCTGCTGGGCGACCTGA
- a CDS encoding HD domain-containing phosphohydrolase codes for MPLQTDHRTAAAATIMEVMRCALTAYDVPSAVLPALHALVERTHAEGAAYVQLSDAGEFVTRGVVGAPGLAGQAIPQGSPLLRALRAAQAPLFYDNTWMDPDTADFPAHGVGALAIAPVLDAEARLVGAFVMYVHSAHSWHEDDAELFAALAGAIGLLAVRLITEESLRKAHEAALRALGLMLEARDTETGGHTDRVTVLAVALGGALGLQAAQLQHLRWGAYLHDIGKVAVPDHVLLKPGKLEAHEWLTMQSHVLAGERFARALNFLPEPSLAVIGSHHERWDGRGYPRGLAGEAIPQEARIFAVCDVYDALVSDRPYHKPWAHEETLAEIERSAGSHFDPAIAQVFCELMRREDAPHPVAAAACARTG; via the coding sequence GTGCCACTTCAGACCGACCACCGTACCGCTGCGGCAGCCACCATCATGGAAGTCATGCGCTGTGCCCTGACCGCCTACGACGTGCCTTCCGCCGTCTTGCCTGCCCTGCACGCGCTGGTCGAGCGCACGCATGCCGAGGGCGCCGCGTACGTACAGCTCTCGGACGCGGGTGAATTCGTCACCCGGGGCGTGGTGGGCGCGCCGGGACTTGCGGGCCAGGCCATCCCTCAGGGAAGCCCGCTGCTCCGGGCGCTGCGCGCAGCCCAGGCGCCGCTGTTTTACGACAACACGTGGATGGACCCCGATACAGCTGACTTTCCGGCCCACGGGGTAGGGGCCCTCGCCATCGCGCCTGTCCTGGACGCTGAGGCCCGTCTGGTGGGGGCATTCGTGATGTACGTGCACTCCGCCCATTCCTGGCATGAAGACGACGCCGAGCTGTTCGCTGCCCTCGCGGGGGCCATCGGGCTGCTCGCGGTGCGGCTGATCACCGAAGAAAGCCTGCGTAAGGCGCACGAGGCTGCCCTGCGGGCCCTGGGACTGATGCTCGAAGCCCGCGATACCGAAACAGGTGGCCACACCGACCGCGTCACCGTCCTCGCCGTGGCGCTGGGCGGTGCCCTGGGACTCCAGGCGGCGCAGCTTCAGCACCTGCGCTGGGGTGCGTACCTGCACGACATCGGCAAGGTGGCGGTGCCGGACCACGTGCTGCTCAAACCGGGCAAGCTCGAAGCGCACGAGTGGCTGACCATGCAGTCGCACGTGCTGGCGGGCGAACGGTTCGCGCGGGCCCTCAATTTCCTGCCCGAGCCGTCACTGGCGGTGATCGGCTCACACCACGAACGCTGGGACGGACGTGGCTACCCGCGCGGTCTGGCGGGTGAGGCCATCCCCCAGGAGGCGCGCATCTTCGCCGTGTGCGACGTGTATGACGCCCTCGTGAGTGACCGGCCCTACCACAAGCCGTGGGCGCACGAGGAAACCCTCGCGGAAATTGAGCGCAGCGCAGGAAGCCACTTTGATCCCGCCATTGCCCAGGTCTTTTGCGAGCTGATGCGCCGTGAGGACGCGCCGCACCCGGTGGCGGCAGCCGCCTGCGCACGAACAGGGTAA
- a CDS encoding SDR family oxidoreductase has protein sequence MPQDPTKQYPAPPFPRQPQEAPGDTHTMIPVPDHGEQTYRGHDRLGGRKALITGGDSGIGRAVAIAFAREGADVAINYLPSEENDAREVIALIEAAGRKAVALPGDLTDEAFCERLVADTVQALGGLDILVNNAGKQQAVEAIADLTTAQFDATFRTNVYATFWVTKAAMPHLPAGATIINTASIQASQPSPMLLDYASTKAAIVAFTQALAQQVAEQGIRVNAVAPGPYWTPLQPTGGQPQDKIEKFGSGTPMGRPGQPAEIAPLYVFLASSESSYSTGGVFGSTGGLLLS, from the coding sequence ATGCCTCAGGATCCCACAAAGCAGTACCCCGCTCCCCCTTTTCCCCGTCAGCCCCAGGAAGCGCCGGGTGACACCCACACCATGATTCCCGTGCCGGACCACGGGGAACAGACCTACCGGGGCCATGACCGCCTGGGTGGGCGAAAAGCCCTGATCACAGGTGGGGACAGTGGCATCGGGCGCGCCGTTGCGATCGCTTTTGCGCGGGAGGGGGCCGACGTGGCCATCAACTACCTTCCGTCCGAGGAAAACGACGCCCGTGAGGTAATCGCCCTGATCGAAGCGGCTGGGCGCAAAGCCGTCGCGCTCCCCGGGGATCTGACCGACGAGGCGTTCTGCGAGCGGCTGGTTGCGGACACGGTTCAGGCGCTGGGCGGTCTGGACATCCTGGTCAACAATGCAGGCAAGCAGCAGGCTGTTGAGGCCATCGCTGACCTCACAACGGCGCAGTTTGACGCCACCTTCCGCACGAACGTCTACGCGACGTTCTGGGTGACCAAGGCCGCCATGCCGCACCTCCCGGCTGGAGCCACCATCATCAACACCGCTTCTATCCAGGCGTCACAACCCTCCCCCATGCTCCTCGACTACGCCTCGACCAAGGCGGCCATCGTGGCCTTCACCCAGGCGCTGGCGCAACAGGTCGCGGAGCAGGGCATCCGGGTCAACGCCGTTGCTCCCGGACCTTACTGGACGCCCCTGCAACCCACGGGCGGACAGCCACAGGACAAAATTGAGAAGTTCGGCAGTGGGACGCCGATGGGGCGTCCAGGTCAGCCAGCAGAGATCGCACCGCTGTACGTCTTTCTGGCCTCGTCCGAGTCGAGTTACAGCACTGGCGGCGTCTTCGGCAGCACGGGTGGCCTGCTGTTGAGCTGA
- a CDS encoding LysR family transcriptional regulator, with amino-acid sequence MLRTPLSALLAVAENGSFSEAAARLGLAQSTLSYAVRQAEDALGVIIFERGRHGARLTPAGQAVMVHARHAALAVEAMQLTAHGQLSGTLRVAACRSILKHVVTPALRTFNARYPQVEVVVTDTRGEHEEVAHLVTSGAVHLGLGRLPMPAGLVTAPVVADEYLLVTAASAPPLRTWDDLHAGRYIVCEEDCAPYVAAHIARHSRPPHAAVRLSDPGVVLGLVAEGHGFTILSRLVVTPLPSGLRTESLPTPLWRSTGLVTTEAGVCHPLATAFQQFVLTPEAVRDQVGSLARLLHFPEPLPAKAAPSSQPVASAPV; translated from the coding sequence TTGCTGCGCACCCCCTTATCTGCCCTGCTGGCCGTGGCCGAAAACGGGAGTTTCAGTGAAGCTGCAGCGAGACTCGGCCTGGCTCAATCCACCCTCAGCTACGCTGTGCGGCAGGCAGAAGACGCGCTGGGGGTCATCATCTTTGAGCGGGGACGACACGGCGCGCGGCTGACCCCTGCCGGTCAGGCAGTTATGGTTCACGCCCGCCACGCTGCCCTGGCGGTAGAGGCCATGCAGCTCACGGCCCACGGTCAACTCAGCGGGACACTCCGCGTCGCGGCCTGCCGCAGCATCCTCAAACATGTGGTTACGCCTGCCCTGCGGACCTTCAACGCCCGGTACCCACAGGTCGAGGTGGTGGTGACCGATACCCGCGGCGAACACGAAGAGGTGGCCCACCTGGTCACCAGCGGTGCGGTGCACCTCGGACTGGGGCGCCTGCCCATGCCGGCCGGCCTGGTGACAGCTCCGGTCGTCGCCGACGAATACCTGCTCGTGACCGCTGCCTCCGCGCCACCGCTACGTACGTGGGATGACCTTCACGCAGGCCGTTACATCGTCTGCGAAGAAGACTGTGCGCCGTACGTGGCCGCGCACATTGCCAGGCACTCCAGGCCTCCCCATGCGGCGGTTCGGCTCAGTGATCCTGGAGTGGTCCTCGGTCTGGTTGCCGAAGGCCACGGCTTCACCATCCTGAGCCGACTGGTGGTCACGCCCCTTCCCAGCGGACTGCGTACCGAGTCCTTGCCCACACCGTTATGGCGATCCACCGGGCTCGTGACGACGGAGGCGGGCGTGTGCCATCCACTGGCCACGGCTTTCCAGCAGTTCGTGCTTACGCCAGAGGCCGTGAGAGATCAGGTCGGGAGTCTGGCACGGCTGCTGCACTTCCCGGAACCTCTGCCGGCAAAAGCGGCTCCCTCCTCTCAGCCTGTTGCGTCGGCGCCCGTTTGA